A portion of the Stegostoma tigrinum isolate sSteTig4 chromosome 44, sSteTig4.hap1, whole genome shotgun sequence genome contains these proteins:
- the LOC132206964 gene encoding uncharacterized protein LOC132206964 isoform X2 gives MSSKSLFVDGVSVGMTCFQEFLCVSLFVLSKMDGCVVPKWWPSSSVCKDTSDRGSCLLVDIYQQVATDLTPQLENRITALLIKLQKSGELNKRLFQKMKPDGSNTPRFYGLPKIHKPGAPLRPIVSLPGTPTYRLAKELHQRLKHRVEDSRHSIHSSQEFLNTIKSTKIEEDETMVSFDVTALFTSININLAKETLTTLVEEPKTHTPDTTNLISKDKIIKLVDLCLTTHFTFNNKTYRQTNGTPMGSPTSGFLAEGVVQRLEQTALPIIQPKLWVCYVDDTFVITKQNKLEETFKTINNILPDVKFTKEEEHNNKLHS, from the coding sequence atgagCTCCAAAtctctgtttgttgatggagtttcggttggaatgacatgcttccaggaattcttgtgcgtgtctctgtttgtcttgtccaagatggatggatgtgttgtcccaaagtggtggccttcctcatctgtatgcaaggatactagtgatcgtgggtcatgtcttttggtGGATatttaccaacaggtggcgacagacctgaccccacaactggagaaccgaatcacagccttactcataaaacttcaaaaatctggagaattaaacaagagactcttccaaaaaatgaaaccagatggatccaacacaccacgcttctacggactacccaaaattcacaaaccaggagctcccctcagacccatagtctcactacctggaacaccaacatACAGactagccaaggaactacaccaaagactaaaacaccgagtagaagactcacgccactccattcactccagcCAAGAATTCTTGAACACCATCAAAagcaccaagatagaagaggatgaaacaatggtctcctttgacgtaacagccctgttcacatccatcaacatcaatctggccaaagaaacactgactacactagtcgaagaaccaaagacacatacaccagacaccaccaacctcatcagcaaggacaaaatCATCAAGCtcgtggacctatgcctcaccacccacttcactttcaataacaaaacctacagacaaactaacggtacacccatgggatctccgacatcagggttcttagcagagggagtagtgcagagactcgaacaaacagctctgccaatcatccaacccaaactttgggtctgctacgtggatgacacctttgtcatcactaaacaaaacaaattagaggaaacattcaagaccatcaataatatccttcctgatgtaaaattcacaaaagaggaggaacaCAACAACAAACTGCATTCCTAG
- the LOC132207042 gene encoding histone H4 — MSGRGKGGKGLGKGGAKRHRKVLRDNIQGITKPAIRRLARRGGVKRISGLIYEETRGVLKVFLENVIRDAVTYTEHAKRKTVTAMDVVYALKRQGRTLYGFGG; from the coding sequence ATGtctgggagagggaaaggaggcAAAGGCCTGGGAAAAGGCGGAGCGAAGAGGCACCGCAAAGTGCTCCGTGATAACATCCAGGGCATCACGAAACCAGCCATCCGGCGCCTGGCTCGCCGTGGCGGGGTCAAGCGCATCTCGGGCTTGATCTACGAGGAGACCCGCGGGGTGCTGAAGGTTTTCCTGGAGAATGTGATCAGGGATGCGGTGACCTACACTGAGCACGCCAAGCGCAAGACGGTGACTgccatggatgtggtgtacgctctgaaacgccagggccgcactctgtatggattcggcggctga